Proteins encoded within one genomic window of Cellulomonas xiejunii:
- a CDS encoding serine/threonine-protein kinase: protein MTARREASAPPDLPGYEYVRVLGLGGFADVFLYRQHLPRRDVAVKVLLAGSLDHDVRERFQTEANLMAQLSHHPSIVTIYHAAIAADGRPFLVMEYCSRVGLAERYRAERIPVPEVLRIGVRLASAVETAHRAGILHRDIKPANVLTTDFGWPALTDFGIAATTGPAVQTMGMSIPWSPPELLAEHPTGDERSDVYALAATIYSLLAGRTPFELPGGNNSAQQLVARIERSPLPAVGRDDVPPQLQAVLERAMAKHPSRRFSSAMAVARALQEVEAALRLPVTPLDLPDEAPAPSGLMPSDDEDATRLRGISLPGPLQVRGPDDEDATRARSVVVGRPTLVAPTAPAPAPVPAGVPDGPDGRRGGRVAAVVAGAVVVVAVAAVLVASLGGADPVPPRGVSDTFAPPQTGPAAAPVPAPHSLDGTRAADGAVTFTWQNPDPQDGDRYLWGVLTATGEPTLVLVDDERVTVPAEQATGEVCIEVSIVRADRSRSARPAQGCTS from the coding sequence GTGACAGCTCGTCGTGAGGCGTCCGCGCCGCCGGACCTGCCCGGGTACGAGTACGTGCGCGTGCTCGGGCTCGGCGGGTTCGCGGACGTCTTCCTGTACCGCCAGCACCTGCCGCGCCGCGACGTCGCGGTCAAGGTGCTGCTCGCGGGCAGCCTCGACCACGACGTGCGCGAGCGGTTCCAGACCGAGGCCAACCTCATGGCCCAGCTGTCGCACCACCCGTCGATCGTGACGATCTACCACGCGGCCATCGCCGCCGACGGTCGGCCGTTCCTCGTGATGGAGTACTGCTCGCGCGTCGGCCTGGCCGAGCGCTACCGCGCCGAGCGGATCCCCGTCCCGGAGGTGCTGCGCATCGGCGTGCGTCTGGCGTCGGCGGTCGAGACGGCGCACCGTGCCGGCATCCTGCACCGCGACATCAAGCCGGCGAACGTCCTGACGACCGACTTCGGATGGCCCGCGCTCACGGACTTCGGGATCGCCGCGACCACCGGGCCGGCGGTGCAGACGATGGGGATGTCGATCCCGTGGTCGCCCCCCGAGCTGCTCGCCGAGCACCCGACGGGGGACGAGCGGTCGGACGTCTACGCCCTGGCAGCCACGATCTACTCGCTCCTGGCCGGACGGACCCCGTTCGAGCTGCCGGGCGGCAACAACAGCGCGCAGCAGCTCGTGGCGCGGATCGAGCGGTCGCCGCTGCCGGCGGTCGGACGCGACGACGTGCCGCCGCAGCTGCAGGCCGTGCTCGAGCGCGCGATGGCGAAGCACCCGTCGCGGCGGTTCTCCTCCGCCATGGCGGTCGCGCGCGCACTGCAGGAGGTCGAGGCGGCGCTCCGGTTGCCGGTGACGCCGCTCGACCTGCCCGACGAGGCGCCCGCACCGTCCGGTCTCATGCCGTCGGACGACGAGGACGCGACCCGGCTGCGCGGCATCTCGCTGCCGGGCCCGCTCCAGGTGCGCGGGCCCGACGACGAGGACGCGACCCGGGCGCGATCGGTGGTCGTCGGACGCCCGACGCTCGTGGCGCCCACGGCACCGGCGCCTGCTCCCGTGCCCGCCGGCGTGCCGGACGGGCCCGACGGGCGACGCGGCGGACGCGTCGCGGCCGTCGTCGCGGGTGCCGTGGTCGTCGTCGCCGTGGCCGCGGTGCTCGTCGCGTCGTTGGGTGGCGCCGACCCCGTGCCGCCACGCGGCGTCAGCGACACGTTCGCGCCGCCGCAGACCGGGCCCGCTGCCGCGCCCGTCCCGGCGCCGCACTCGCTCGACGGCACCCGGGCGGCCGACGGGGCCGTGACGTTCACGTGGCAGAATCCGGACCCGCAGGACGGGGACCGGTACCTCTGGGGCGTGCTCACCGCGACGGGTGAGCCGACGCTCGTGCTCGTCGACGACGAGCGCGTCACGGTCCCCGCGGAGCAGGCGACGGGTGAGGTGTGCATCGAGGTGTCCATCGTGCGGGCGGACCGCAGCAGGTCGGCACGCCCCGCGCAGGGGTGCACGTCGTGA
- a CDS encoding FHA domain-containing protein produces the protein MTDRAHHEYQGGPWTAVAGGELLALVEPDAPWRLVDGLWQVARGDGDVLGALGVVAADGFAVLPAFALVRTEADGSVHAVLRGPVRLRLHGADGAQEVAARDGAVWTEHRALGVQGLEVLVDDAPEAPWWPLVAGVVRAGAVRNGATEVASVRPDTATHEQPVVPAPDAPSVAPEPVAVAAEPEPVAEREPVPDPEPVVVAESVVVPEPVVMPEPEPAVVAEQAVAPEVLVEPEPPVVVSEPLPESHDVDVVPEPEPWYVADVEPLTVAPHAGSADHGMAGWPVAPALAEVAHFDEVAPVATSTHVEAGTALDDPAPAADAEVGHDIPWWPLTTSAGVEAPAVPAAPAVLAPVVTAEPDVLEVESDDHDGMTILSSDLARLRDRLPAWSQDAVPGPFPTPEAEPLPARMVLSTGLVVVLDRAVLLGRAPQVSRVTNRELPRLVTVPSPNQDISRTHAEVRVEGEHVVVTDLDSTNGVHVSRPGEGVRRLHPGEPSVVGTDEVVDLGDGVTFTVERSAP, from the coding sequence ATGACCGACCGCGCCCACCACGAGTACCAGGGCGGCCCCTGGACCGCCGTCGCCGGCGGCGAGCTCCTCGCCCTGGTCGAGCCGGACGCGCCGTGGCGTCTCGTCGACGGGCTGTGGCAGGTGGCACGCGGAGACGGGGACGTGCTCGGTGCGCTCGGCGTGGTCGCCGCCGACGGCTTCGCGGTCCTGCCCGCGTTCGCGCTCGTGCGCACGGAGGCCGACGGCTCGGTCCACGCCGTGCTGCGCGGACCGGTGCGGCTGCGCCTGCACGGTGCCGACGGTGCGCAGGAGGTCGCCGCCCGTGACGGGGCCGTGTGGACCGAGCACCGTGCGCTGGGCGTGCAGGGGCTCGAGGTGCTCGTGGACGACGCGCCCGAGGCCCCGTGGTGGCCGCTGGTCGCCGGCGTGGTGCGGGCCGGCGCCGTGCGCAACGGTGCCACGGAGGTCGCCTCCGTCCGGCCCGACACCGCGACCCACGAGCAGCCGGTCGTCCCCGCCCCGGACGCCCCGTCGGTGGCGCCGGAGCCCGTCGCCGTCGCGGCGGAGCCCGAGCCGGTGGCCGAGCGGGAGCCGGTGCCGGACCCGGAGCCGGTGGTGGTCGCGGAGTCGGTGGTGGTGCCGGAGCCCGTGGTGATGCCGGAGCCGGAGCCTGCGGTCGTGGCGGAGCAGGCCGTGGCCCCGGAGGTGCTGGTGGAGCCCGAGCCGCCGGTGGTGGTGTCGGAGCCGCTGCCGGAGTCGCACGACGTCGACGTCGTGCCGGAGCCCGAGCCGTGGTACGTCGCGGACGTGGAACCCCTGACGGTCGCACCGCACGCGGGGAGCGCGGACCACGGCATGGCCGGCTGGCCCGTTGCGCCCGCCCTGGCCGAGGTGGCGCACTTCGACGAGGTCGCCCCGGTCGCGACGAGCACGCACGTCGAGGCGGGGACCGCCCTCGACGACCCCGCGCCGGCCGCCGACGCGGAGGTCGGGCACGACATCCCGTGGTGGCCGCTGACGACCTCCGCCGGGGTGGAGGCGCCCGCCGTGCCCGCGGCACCCGCCGTGCTGGCGCCCGTCGTCACGGCGGAGCCCGACGTGCTGGAGGTCGAGTCGGACGACCACGACGGCATGACGATCCTGTCCAGCGACCTCGCGCGGCTGCGGGACCGTCTGCCCGCGTGGTCGCAGGACGCGGTGCCCGGCCCGTTCCCCACGCCCGAGGCCGAGCCGCTGCCGGCCCGCATGGTGCTGTCCACCGGGCTGGTCGTCGTGCTCGACCGGGCCGTGCTGCTGGGACGCGCCCCGCAGGTCTCGCGCGTCACCAACCGGGAGCTGCCGCGGCTCGTCACCGTCCCCAGCCCGAACCAGGACATCTCCCGGACGCACGCGGAGGTGCGGGTCGAGGGCGAGCACGTCGTCGTCACCGACCTCGACTCGACCAACGGGGTGCACGTCTCGCGGCCCGGTGAGGGCGTGCGGCGGCTGCACCCGGGCGAGCCGAGCGTGGTGGGGACCGACGAGGTCGTCGACCTCGGGGACGGCGTGACGTTCACGGTGGAGCGCAGCGCGCCGTGA
- a CDS encoding PP2C family protein-serine/threonine phosphatase: protein MRTSWGSATDRGRVREVNEDALLAYPPVFLVADGMGGHDAGDLASRIAVEEFAQLAGQSSASSDDVHACFARTSSRIRTEFTRGRQGGTTVAGAAVTEHDGGWYWLVFNVGDSRVYRRSEGAMEQVSVDHSVVQELLDSGELTPDAARRHPERHVLTRALGTGAPPEPDYWLLPAGVDDRLLICTDGLTRELSDAEIADVLASVDDPQEASARLVQHALERGARDNVSAVVVDVATTVTPEPTHTTLPRTAPDLGPHLWDEMLNGATVPRHAAALQDDPPTPVPPAPSPVDAQEDPA, encoded by the coding sequence GTGCGCACGTCTTGGGGTTCGGCGACGGACCGGGGGCGCGTCCGTGAGGTCAACGAGGACGCGCTCCTCGCGTACCCCCCGGTCTTCCTGGTCGCCGACGGGATGGGCGGGCACGACGCGGGCGACCTCGCGAGCCGCATCGCCGTCGAGGAGTTCGCCCAGCTCGCCGGTCAGTCCTCCGCCTCGTCGGACGACGTGCACGCGTGCTTCGCGCGGACCTCGTCACGCATCCGGACCGAGTTCACGCGTGGTCGGCAGGGCGGGACGACGGTCGCGGGTGCTGCCGTGACCGAGCACGACGGCGGCTGGTACTGGCTCGTGTTCAACGTGGGCGACTCCCGCGTGTACCGCCGGTCCGAAGGGGCGATGGAGCAGGTGAGCGTCGACCACTCGGTGGTCCAGGAGCTGCTCGACTCCGGTGAGCTGACGCCCGACGCCGCGCGTCGGCACCCCGAGCGGCACGTGCTGACGCGCGCGCTGGGGACGGGGGCACCGCCGGAGCCCGACTACTGGCTGCTGCCCGCCGGTGTCGACGATCGCTTGCTCATCTGCACGGACGGCCTGACGCGTGAGCTCAGCGACGCCGAGATCGCGGACGTCCTCGCCTCCGTCGACGACCCGCAGGAGGCGTCCGCACGGCTCGTGCAGCACGCGCTCGAGCGCGGTGCGCGCGACAACGTGAGCGCCGTCGTCGTCGACGTCGCGACGACCGTCACGCCCGAGCCGACCCACACGACGCTGCCGCGCACGGCCCCCGACCTCGGTCCGCACCTCTGGGACGAGATGCTCAACGGGGCGACCGTGCCGCGCCACGCCGCCGCCTTGCAGGACGACCCGCCCACGCCTGTCCCGCCGGCCCCCTCGCCGGTCGACGCCCAGGAGGACCCCGCATGA
- a CDS encoding alpha/beta hydrolase family protein, which yields MGVTTTGTQEAPAQEGRRRARSARLSSVYRLVASVALGSLVLAVVGAVTGPGWNPGPLEDGIEVATADTSIGGAPELETHDVRTVDVSVPLDGATVGARLSLPEDVAEPGPAVLFVHGAGTGRSVQAFQRQAQALAEAGVVAMVPDKRLDTYTTRHRDYVAMAADYRRSLDLLRDRPEVDPDQVVVYAESEGGWIAPVMAAEDPRIAGVVLVSSPVVPARQQAAFAVDAYLRNTGVPHAVFRAIPRAVGMSMPGGGFEYADFDVAPWQQRMTQPVLVVYGTADASMPVVQGALQIRSDVARAGNTDVTIRYYEGADHGIRVGGSPTPEFLRDLSGWVLGLPGTAGAAPQVAGAEPTQTYVAGPVPQPRWLRDGTALLVLVIGVPALMVLCGLAVAATRVVQRTSAARSRGGAARPPNRFAPGVAWRLAALGATTVATVAALVWYLLSVARLALDYERDAWVVQGGWLGVRLLGIGAVLVAVLLAHRAYDARQDGVPLAPGIVRRVAAVGVLGGSAVLLVVLAYWGVFQLNI from the coding sequence GTGGGGGTGACGACCACCGGGACGCAGGAGGCGCCTGCGCAGGAGGGCCGCCGGCGGGCCCGTTCCGCGCGGCTCTCGTCGGTCTACCGGCTCGTCGCCAGCGTCGCCCTCGGCTCGCTGGTGCTCGCCGTCGTCGGTGCCGTCACCGGACCCGGCTGGAACCCCGGGCCGCTCGAGGACGGCATCGAGGTCGCGACCGCGGACACCTCGATCGGCGGGGCGCCGGAGCTCGAGACCCACGACGTGCGGACCGTCGACGTGTCGGTGCCGCTCGACGGCGCCACCGTCGGCGCGCGGCTCTCGCTGCCCGAGGACGTGGCGGAGCCGGGGCCGGCGGTCCTGTTCGTCCACGGCGCAGGCACGGGCCGGTCCGTCCAGGCGTTCCAGCGGCAGGCGCAGGCGCTCGCCGAGGCCGGCGTCGTCGCGATGGTGCCCGACAAGCGGCTGGACACGTACACGACACGGCACCGCGACTACGTCGCGATGGCGGCGGACTACCGCCGGTCGCTCGACCTGCTGCGTGACCGTCCCGAGGTCGACCCCGACCAGGTCGTCGTCTACGCCGAGAGCGAGGGCGGCTGGATCGCGCCCGTCATGGCGGCCGAGGACCCGAGGATCGCCGGGGTGGTGCTCGTGTCCTCACCCGTGGTGCCCGCGCGTCAGCAGGCAGCCTTCGCGGTCGACGCCTACCTGCGCAACACCGGTGTGCCGCACGCCGTGTTCCGTGCCATCCCGCGCGCCGTCGGGATGTCGATGCCCGGTGGCGGGTTCGAGTACGCGGACTTCGACGTCGCACCCTGGCAGCAGCGGATGACCCAGCCCGTGCTCGTCGTCTACGGCACCGCGGACGCCTCCATGCCGGTCGTCCAGGGCGCGCTGCAGATCCGCTCCGACGTCGCGCGCGCCGGCAACACCGACGTGACGATCCGTTACTACGAGGGTGCGGACCACGGCATCCGCGTCGGGGGCAGCCCCACCCCGGAGTTCCTCCGGGACCTGTCGGGGTGGGTGCTGGGCCTGCCGGGCACGGCGGGCGCGGCACCGCAGGTCGCGGGCGCCGAGCCCACGCAGACCTACGTCGCCGGACCGGTGCCGCAGCCGCGGTGGCTCCGCGACGGGACCGCCCTGCTCGTGCTCGTCATCGGCGTGCCGGCGCTGATGGTCCTGTGCGGCCTCGCGGTCGCGGCGACACGCGTCGTGCAGCGCACGTCCGCTGCCCGCTCACGCGGTGGTGCGGCGCGCCCGCCCAACCGCTTCGCGCCCGGTGTCGCGTGGCGGCTCGCCGCGCTCGGGGCCACGACGGTCGCGACGGTCGCCGCGCTCGTCTGGTACCTGCTGTCGGTCGCCCGCCTCGCGCTCGACTACGAGCGGGACGCGTGGGTCGTGCAGGGCGGCTGGCTGGGTGTGCGCCTGCTGGGCATCGGCGCGGTGCTCGTCGCCGTGCTCCTCGCGCACCGCGCGTACGACGCCCGGCAGGACGGCGTGCCGCTCGCGCCCGGCATCGTCCGGCGGGTCGCGGCCGTCGGCGTCCTGGGCGGATCCGCGGTCCTGCTCGTCGTCCTGGCCTACTGGGGCGTGTTCCAGCTGAACATCTGA
- the era gene encoding GTPase Era, whose product MTHRSGFACFVGRPNTGKSTLTNALVGQKVAITSGRPQTTRHVVRGIVHRDDAQLVLVDTPGLHRPRTLLGERLNALVRDTLSEVDVVGFCLPADEKIGPGDRFIAEQLARLNPPGRPGTPVVAVVTKTDTVPRARLTEQLLAVDRLGEWADIVPVSSRDGYQVDVLADVLVGHLPEGPALYPEGELTDEPEQVMVAELVREAALEGVHDELPHSLAVVVDEIVPRDQPPGADGRPLLDVRVHLFVERDSQKAIIIGRGGARLRDVGTRARTQIEALLGARVFLDLHVKVAKDWQRDPKQLGRLGF is encoded by the coding sequence ATGACCCACCGTTCCGGCTTCGCGTGCTTCGTCGGCAGGCCCAACACCGGCAAGTCCACGCTGACCAACGCCCTCGTCGGCCAGAAGGTCGCCATCACGTCCGGGCGCCCCCAGACCACACGCCACGTGGTGCGCGGCATCGTGCACCGCGACGACGCGCAGCTCGTGCTGGTCGACACACCGGGCCTGCACCGCCCGCGAACGCTGCTGGGCGAGCGGCTCAACGCCCTCGTCCGGGACACGCTCAGCGAGGTGGACGTCGTCGGGTTCTGCCTGCCGGCCGACGAGAAGATCGGTCCCGGCGACCGCTTCATCGCCGAGCAGCTCGCACGCCTGAACCCGCCCGGACGCCCCGGCACGCCGGTGGTCGCCGTCGTCACCAAGACCGATACGGTGCCGCGGGCGCGGCTCACCGAGCAGCTGCTCGCCGTCGACCGGCTGGGGGAGTGGGCCGACATCGTCCCGGTCTCGTCGCGTGACGGGTACCAGGTCGACGTGCTGGCGGACGTGCTCGTCGGGCACCTGCCCGAGGGGCCCGCGCTCTACCCGGAGGGGGAGCTGACCGACGAGCCCGAGCAGGTGATGGTCGCCGAGCTGGTCCGGGAGGCCGCGCTCGAAGGCGTGCACGACGAGCTGCCGCACTCGCTCGCCGTCGTCGTCGACGAGATCGTGCCGCGCGACCAGCCGCCGGGTGCCGACGGTCGCCCGCTGCTCGACGTGCGCGTCCACCTGTTCGTGGAGCGCGACAGCCAGAAGGCCATCATCATCGGCCGCGGCGGCGCGCGGCTGCGGGACGTCGGCACGCGCGCCCGCACCCAGATCGAGGCGCTGCTCGGCGCCCGCGTCTTCCTCGACCTGCACGTGAAGGTCGCCAAGGACTGGCAGCGAGACCCCAAGCAGCTCGGCCGGCTGGGCTTCTGA
- a CDS encoding hemolysin family protein → MNGVPVALLVAVAVVGIVLAAALSAGEVAVLRVTRARVAELETERPGAAARVRRLVDDPTRVAAAAAFVRLLGEMTATVCLTLAISAGSLSWWATALLAIAACAVVAFLLVRVSPRSMGRRHPVGVLASLSRLLWAVTVLAGGVGRRADPSASTSEQDDAELRDMVERVSESDAIEDNEREMFRSVLELGDTLTREVMVPRTDMITTQADTPLHKVLALLLRSGFSRVPVVGESVDDVVGVLYLKDIVRRIPARGAGDGGNGTHGDDDPLDAPASSLARPPVYVPESKPVDQLLLELRDGSSHIALVVDEYGGIAGLVTIEDALEEIVGELTDEHDVSAPVVEELDDGGYRVPARMSRDELGDLFGIDVEDEDVDTAAGLLAKALGKVPLPGSVGQIHGLRLQGERVEGRRKRLATVLVHRAEDPDDDAPTTPAHGTTAAGTPARGTPAARDHGSEAAR, encoded by the coding sequence ATGAACGGCGTCCCTGTCGCCCTGCTCGTCGCCGTCGCAGTCGTGGGGATCGTGCTCGCGGCCGCGCTGTCGGCGGGCGAGGTCGCGGTCCTGCGCGTGACGCGTGCCCGCGTCGCCGAGCTCGAGACCGAGCGCCCCGGCGCTGCCGCGCGGGTGCGCCGGCTCGTGGACGACCCGACCCGGGTCGCCGCGGCCGCAGCATTCGTCCGGCTGCTGGGCGAGATGACGGCGACCGTCTGCCTCACGCTGGCCATCAGCGCGGGCAGCCTGTCGTGGTGGGCCACGGCGCTCCTCGCGATCGCCGCCTGCGCGGTCGTGGCGTTCCTGCTCGTGCGGGTCAGCCCGCGGAGCATGGGCCGACGTCACCCCGTCGGGGTGCTCGCGAGCCTGTCGCGCCTGCTGTGGGCCGTGACGGTCCTGGCCGGCGGGGTCGGGCGACGCGCCGACCCCTCGGCGTCGACGAGCGAGCAGGACGACGCCGAGCTGCGCGACATGGTCGAGCGGGTCAGCGAGTCCGACGCCATCGAGGACAACGAGCGCGAGATGTTCCGCTCCGTCCTCGAGCTCGGTGACACGCTCACGCGCGAGGTGATGGTCCCGCGCACCGACATGATCACCACCCAGGCCGACACGCCGCTGCACAAGGTGCTCGCGCTGCTCCTGCGCTCGGGTTTCTCCCGGGTCCCCGTGGTCGGGGAGTCCGTCGACGACGTCGTCGGCGTGCTCTACCTCAAGGACATCGTCCGACGCATCCCCGCGCGCGGTGCGGGCGACGGCGGGAACGGCACGCACGGCGACGACGACCCGTTGGACGCGCCCGCGTCCTCGCTCGCACGGCCGCCCGTCTACGTGCCCGAGTCCAAGCCGGTCGACCAGCTCCTCCTCGAGCTGCGCGACGGTTCCAGCCACATCGCGCTCGTCGTCGACGAGTACGGCGGGATCGCCGGGCTCGTGACGATCGAGGACGCGCTGGAGGAGATCGTCGGTGAGCTCACCGACGAGCACGACGTGAGCGCGCCCGTCGTCGAGGAGCTCGACGACGGCGGTTACCGTGTCCCGGCCAGGATGAGCAGGGACGAGCTGGGGGACCTGTTCGGCATCGACGTCGAGGACGAGGACGTGGACACCGCGGCCGGGCTGCTCGCGAAGGCGCTCGGCAAGGTGCCCCTTCCGGGCTCCGTCGGGCAGATCCACGGCCTGCGGCTCCAGGGGGAGCGCGTCGAGGGCCGACGCAAGCGGCTCGCGACCGTCCTGGTGCACCGCGCTGAGGACCCCGACGACGACGCACCCACCACCCCCGCCCACGGCACGACGGCCGCGGGCACCCCGGCACGCGGCACCCCCGCCGCGCGCGACCACGGCTCGGAGGCCGCCCGATGA
- the ybeY gene encoding rRNA maturation RNase YbeY, with protein MSVEVSNESGVEVDEAEFAALGRYVLDAMHVHPQADLFVRLVDTATMTDLHVRWMDEPGPTDVLSFPMDELRPGREGEPAGPGVLGDVVLCPDVAATQARAAGHSTAEEMLLLTTHGILHLLGYDHAEPDEEKEMFALQRRLLLTFLAGR; from the coding sequence ATGAGCGTCGAGGTCAGCAACGAGTCCGGCGTCGAGGTCGACGAGGCCGAGTTCGCGGCGCTCGGGCGGTACGTGCTCGACGCGATGCACGTGCACCCGCAGGCCGACCTGTTCGTCCGGCTGGTCGACACCGCGACCATGACGGACCTGCACGTGCGGTGGATGGACGAGCCGGGGCCGACCGACGTCCTTTCGTTCCCGATGGACGAGCTGCGGCCGGGCCGCGAGGGCGAGCCCGCCGGGCCGGGTGTGCTGGGTGACGTCGTGCTGTGCCCCGACGTCGCCGCCACGCAGGCGCGCGCGGCGGGCCACTCGACGGCCGAGGAGATGCTCCTGCTCACCACGCACGGGATCCTCCACCTGCTCGGCTACGACCACGCCGAGCCGGACGAGGAGAAGGAGATGTTCGCCCTGCAGCGTCGCCTGCTCCTGACGTTCCTGGCCGGGCGATGA
- a CDS encoding PhoH family protein — MAETSPAPRVPESRHARVEHRITVPSDVSMVELLGLRDEVLRSIEDGFPTVDVHVRGNEVTLAGTPGDVALVTRLVDELVEMAAGGTPLSPDVVARSVVMLTEAADARPADVLTFNILSSRGRTIRPKTAGQKDYVEAIERNTVTFGIGPAGTGKTYLAMAKAVQALQARKVNRIVLTRPAVEAGERLGFLPGSLADKIDPYLRPLYDALHDMVDPESIPRLMEAGTIEVAPLAYMRGRTLNDAFIILDEAQNTSVEQMKMFLTRLGFGSKVVVTGDVTQVDLPSSTTSGLRVVEQILTGVDDVEFCRLTSSDVVRHRLVGEIIDAYARWDRS; from the coding sequence ATGGCCGAGACCAGCCCCGCCCCCCGCGTCCCCGAGTCCCGGCACGCGCGCGTCGAGCACCGCATCACCGTCCCGTCGGACGTGTCGATGGTCGAGCTGCTCGGACTGCGCGACGAGGTGCTGCGCAGCATCGAGGACGGCTTCCCGACCGTCGACGTGCACGTGCGCGGCAACGAGGTGACGCTCGCCGGGACGCCCGGCGACGTGGCCCTCGTCACGCGCCTCGTCGACGAGCTCGTCGAGATGGCGGCCGGGGGCACACCCCTGAGCCCCGACGTCGTCGCGCGGTCCGTCGTCATGCTGACCGAGGCCGCGGACGCCCGGCCGGCCGACGTGCTCACGTTCAACATCCTGTCCTCGCGCGGCCGGACGATCCGGCCCAAGACGGCCGGGCAGAAGGACTACGTCGAGGCCATCGAGCGCAACACCGTCACGTTCGGCATCGGGCCGGCGGGCACGGGCAAGACGTACCTCGCGATGGCGAAGGCCGTGCAGGCGCTGCAGGCGCGCAAGGTCAACCGCATCGTGCTGACCAGGCCGGCGGTCGAGGCGGGGGAGCGGCTCGGGTTCCTGCCGGGGTCCCTGGCGGACAAGATCGACCCGTACCTGCGCCCGCTGTACGACGCGCTGCACGACATGGTCGACCCCGAGTCGATCCCGCGGCTCATGGAGGCCGGCACGATCGAGGTCGCGCCGTTGGCCTACATGCGCGGACGCACGCTGAACGACGCGTTCATCATCCTCGACGAGGCGCAGAACACGTCCGTCGAGCAGATGAAGATGTTCCTCACTCGTCTGGGCTTCGGGTCCAAGGTCGTCGTCACCGGTGACGTCACGCAGGTGGACCTGCCCAGCAGCACGACGTCCGGGCTGCGGGTCGTCGAGCAGATCCTGACCGGGGTCGACGACGTCGAGTTCTGCCGCCTGACGTCGTCCGACGTCGTCCGTCACCGCCTGGTGGGCGAGATCATCGACGCGTACGCAAGATGGGACAGGTCATGA